From one Labeo rohita strain BAU-BD-2019 chromosome 8, IGBB_LRoh.1.0, whole genome shotgun sequence genomic stretch:
- the fcho1 gene encoding F-BAR domain only protein 1 isoform X1: MEMAYFKNNFWGEKNAGFDILYHNMKHGQIATKELAEFVRERAAIEETYSKSMSKLAKMASNGSPLGTFAPMWDVFRVSSDKLALCHLELMKKMNDLIRDINKYGEEQVKIHRKTKEEVIGTLESVQSLQVQNGQLQKAREGYHSKCVELERLRKEGVPQKELEKAELKSKKAAESFAGSIEKFNRAGRDFEQKMSESAQKFQDIEEAHLRQMKLLIKAYSHSIEDTHVQVGQVHEEFKQNVENIGIENLIQKFTEQKGTGKERPGPVGFEEYLSPLVSENNKKSRAKAFRIPGLGKKDKEPDSTDSAMADALNSPLEVDDEGFVIRADVNQNGCASEEKEGNFYSSDSDFDDDEPKKFHIQIRPVASSNRSNSAANELELKATVGALTLPPNRVVSVKKQLSRNSSSAGRSEGEGESVSQRDGEQEGMRRSTSSPDHSRLSSTASGSDALFGPPLESAFKSHSFAGREQLQNSFAASEYAAFSSDSSSPENVEDSGLDSPSHQPLGASPEPTGWAAWPSTQSQSKDSVNLSRSSDPFLTAFRDPSPGRCPLPQDDATNAWSSNLRSPRAPPDVEPTTFSFPAFSHNLASTELEPSVWSCKHIPPEDPFLDAFERSAPKDKLPPPDAWAPPPPRPTRDGRGMEGRTDPFSISLNDTKTLPPPSSSRKDRDRKRERSVPPPESPDDPFAITMIGSPTHQSSLAAQAAAQGRSNSNRPSPSPNPAPSSQPKKELVHWNSVHNPFSEGTTNNTITQESTRKQRSFNDEPRRNGPPLTRHSGPQEDLCFSTDKDQNFLDINTQPETSETASNSRRSSRVSQHGFRQDSTERLALAPPRSVRSKRSSGRLSGCERSRSLCSSPLPDPSPPLTSSSSSSPSEWGVQNRVPSPARGLSRGPSPISLSTQESWPVAAAITEYINAYFKGGEHNRCLVKVTGDLTMSFPAGIIRIFTANPNAPVLSFRLVNISRVDQFLPNQKLLYSDPSQSDPDTKDFWFNMPALTLHLQREAELNPQASYYNVALLKYQTSSQDPGRAPLLLSAECQRSGTVTRVSLDYHCCPATAPATQLTSVQVLLPLDHTATDLQCQPPASWNAEERRLLWKLSNLSPTNHSKGSGTLCASWQCLEVPRGPPPSLAVQFVGSGASLSGLDVELVGSRYRMSLVKKRFATGKYMAGCSL; the protein is encoded by the exons ATGGAGATGGCGTATTTCAAGAACAATTTTTGG gGAGAGAAGAATGCAGGTTTCGACATTCTCTACCACAACATGAAGCATGGACAGATCGCCACCAAAGAGTTGGCGGAGTTCGTGCGTGAGAG GGCGGCCATCGAGGAGACTTACTCGAAATCCATGAGCAAACTGGCCAAGATGGCTAGCAATGGAAGCCCTCTCGG CACGTTCGCTCCCATGTGGGACGTGTTTCGCGTGTCCTCGGACAAACTGGCCCTCTGCCACCTGGAGCTCATGAAGAAGATGAACGACCTCATTCGTGACATCAACAAGTACGGCGAGGAGCAGGTCAAAATTCACCGCAAG ACAAAAGAGGAAGTGATCGGGACTCTGGAGTCAGTGCAGTCTCTTCAGGTGCAGAACGGCCAGCTGCAGAAGGCCAGAGAAGGCTATCACAGCAAGTGTGTAGAGCTGGAAAGACTGCGCAAAGAAGGAGTGCCTCAGAAAGAGCTGGAAAAG GCTGAGCTGAAATCCAAGAAGGCAGCTGAGTCTTTTGCAGGGTCTATTGAGAAGTTTAACCGTGCTGGAAGAGACTTTGAACAGAAAATGAGTGAATCAGCACAG AAATTTCAGGACATTGAGGAGGCTCATTTACGTCAGATGAAACTACTGATCAAAGCGTATTCGCACTCAATTGAAGACACACACGTACAGGTCGGGCAG GTCCATGAGGAATTCAAGCAGAACGTGGAGAACATTGGCATTGAGAACCTGATTCAGAAGTTTACAGAGCAGAAGGGAACAGGGAAGGAGAGACCTG GTCCAGTAGGGTTTGAGGAGTATCTGTCCCCACTAGTATCTGAGAACAATAAAAAGAGTCGAGCTAAGGCCTTCAGGATCCCTGGATTGGGAAAGAAAGACAAGGAACCAGATTCAAC GGATTCAGCTATGGCAGATGCACTT AACTCACCCCTCGAAGTGGACGACGAGGGCTTTGTGATACGTGCAGATGTCAACCAGAATG GTTGTGCTTCTGAGGAGAAGGAGGGAAATTTTTACTCCAGTGACTCAGATTTCGATGATGATGAGCCCAAGAAGTTTCACATCCAGATCCGACCAGTTGCCAGCAGTAACCGTAGCAACTCAGCAGCCAATGAACTGGAGCTCAAGGCCACGGTGGGGGCACTGACCCTGCCCCCTAACAGAGTG GTGTCAGTAAAGAAGCAGCTCTCAC GAAACTCCAGTTCCGCAGGTCGATCTGAAGGGGAAGGCGAAAGTGTTTCCCAGAGAG ATGGAGAACAGGAGGGTATGCGTAGATCCACGTCCAGCCCGGATCACAGCAG GCTGAGTTCCACAGCATCTGGTTCGGACGCTCTATTTGGACCTCCTCTGGAGTCGGCCTTTAAATCCCACAGCTTTGCTGGCAGAGAGCAGCTCCAGAACTCCTTTGCTGCTTCTGAAT ATGCAGCTTTCTCTTCTGATTCATCCTCTCCTGAGAATGTGGAGGATTCCGGACTGGATTCGCCCTCCCATCAGCCCCTCGGGGCTTCCCCAGAGCCCACCGGTTGGGCTGCCTGGCCATCCACTCAGTCTCAATCTAAAGACTCTGTAAACTTGAGCCGATCCTCTGACCCCTTCCTCACCGCGTTCCGCGACCCATCGCCCGGTCGATGTCCTCTTCCACAGGACGACGCCACAAACGCCTGGTCTTCCAATCTACGTTCTCCACGCGCCCCACCCGACGTCGAGCCCACCACCTTCAGCTTCCCGGCCTTCTCCCACAACCTGGCGTCTACAGAATTGGAGCCCTCTGTATGGAGCTGCAAACACATTCCTCCAGAAGACCCCTTCCTGGATGCTTTTGAACGCTCTGCTCCCAAAGACAAACTGCCTCCACCTGACGCCTGGGCCCCGCCTCCCCCTCGGCCCACCAGGGACGGCAGGGGCATGGAAGGCCGCACCGATCCCTTTTCCATCTCTCTGAATGACACTAAAACCCTCCCTCCTCCATCCTCATCCCGcaaagacagagacagaaagagagaacgTAGCGTCCCACCTCCAGAGTCCCCAGATGATCCTTTTGCTATTACTATGATCGGTAGTCCAACGCACCAGTCGTCGCTGGCGGCGCAGGCGGCTGCACAAGGCAGATCCAATAGTAATAGGCCGTCGCCCAGTCCTAACCCCGCCCCCAGTTCTCAGCCGAAGAAAGAACTGGTGCACTGGAACTCAGTGCATAACCCTTTTAGTGAGGGCACTACGAATAACACCATCACACAAGAGTCCACCAGAAAACAGAGATCTTTTAACGACGAGCCCCGCAGGAACGGGCCGCCACTCACACGGCATTCTGGGCCACAGGAGGACCTCTGCTTCTCTACAGACAAGGACCAGAACTTCTTGGATATTAACACACAACCAG aaaCATCAGAGACAGcctcaaattccagaagatctagtcgag tcTCCCAGCATGGTTTCAGGCAGGACAGCACTGAGCGTCTGGCGTTGGCTCCCCCTCGATCGGTTCGGTCCAAGCGCTCCTCAGGCAGACTCAGTGGCTGTGAGCGG TCTAGGTCCCTGTGTTCGTCTCCACTCCCTGATCCCAGTCCTCCCCTCACCTCCTCATCCTCCTCCAGCCCCAGCGAATGGGGAGTGCAGAACCGTGTTCCCAGCCCAGCCCGAG GTTTGTCTCGAGGGCCCAGTCCCATTTCTCTAAGTACTCAAGAGTCTTGGCCTGTGGCCGCAGCCATCACAGAGTACATCAATGCCTACTTCAAAGGAGGAGAACACAACCG CTGTCTGGTTAAGGTCACCGGCGATCTCACAATGTCCTTTCCAGCTGGCATCATCCGCATTTTCACTGCCAACCCTAACGCACCAGTATTAAGCTTCAGATTGGTGAACATCTCTCGAGTGGACCAGTTCTTACCCAACCAGAAGTTGCTCTACAG CGACCCGTCACAGAGTGACCCGGACACCAAGGATTTCTGGTTCAACATGCCGGCCTTGACGCTCCACCTGCAGAGAGAGGCAGAGCTCAACCCGCAGGCCTCCTATTACAATGTGGCGCTGCTAAAATACCAG ACGTCCTCTCAGGATCCGGGTCGTGCGCCCCTCCTGCTGTCCGCCGAGTGTCAGCGCAGTGGAACAGTGACCCGCGTGTCTCTGGATTACCACTGCTGTCCCGCAACTGCTCCCGCCACTCAGCTGACCTCCGTACAAGTGCTGCTGCCCCTTGATCACACTGCCACCGACCTGCAGTGCCAGCCGCCTGCGTCCTG GAACGCAGAGGAAAGACGACTCCTGTGGAAACTGTCCAACCTCTCCCCGACAAATCACAGCAAAG
- the fcho1 gene encoding F-BAR domain only protein 1 isoform X2 encodes MEMAYFKNNFWGEKNAGFDILYHNMKHGQIATKELAEFVRERAAIEETYSKSMSKLAKMASNGSPLGTFAPMWDVFRVSSDKLALCHLELMKKMNDLIRDINKYGEEQVKIHRKTKEEVIGTLESVQSLQVQNGQLQKAREGYHSKCVELERLRKEGVPQKELEKAELKSKKAAESFAGSIEKFNRAGRDFEQKMSESAQKFQDIEEAHLRQMKLLIKAYSHSIEDTHVQVGQVHEEFKQNVENIGIENLIQKFTEQKGTGKERPGPVGFEEYLSPLVSENNKKSRAKAFRIPGLGKKDKEPDSTDSAMADALNSPLEVDDEGFVIRADVNQNGCASEEKEGNFYSSDSDFDDDEPKKFHIQIRPVASSNRSNSAANELELKATVGALTLPPNRVVSVKKQLSRNSSSAGRSEGEGESVSQRDGEQEGMRRSTSSPDHSRLSSTASGSDALFGPPLESAFKSHSFAGREQLQNSFAASEYAAFSSDSSSPENVEDSGLDSPSHQPLGASPEPTGWAAWPSTQSQSKDSVNLSRSSDPFLTAFRDPSPGRCPLPQDDATNAWSSNLRSPRAPPDVEPTTFSFPAFSHNLASTELEPSVWSCKHIPPEDPFLDAFERSAPKDKLPPPDAWAPPPPRPTRDGRGMEGRTDPFSISLNDTKTLPPPSSSRKDRDRKRERSVPPPESPDDPFAITMIGSPTHQSSLAAQAAAQGRSNSNRPSPSPNPAPSSQPKKELVHWNSVHNPFSEGTTNNTITQESTRKQRSFNDEPRRNGPPLTRHSGPQEDLCFSTDKDQNFLDINTQPVSQHGFRQDSTERLALAPPRSVRSKRSSGRLSGCERSRSLCSSPLPDPSPPLTSSSSSSPSEWGVQNRVPSPARGLSRGPSPISLSTQESWPVAAAITEYINAYFKGGEHNRCLVKVTGDLTMSFPAGIIRIFTANPNAPVLSFRLVNISRVDQFLPNQKLLYSDPSQSDPDTKDFWFNMPALTLHLQREAELNPQASYYNVALLKYQTSSQDPGRAPLLLSAECQRSGTVTRVSLDYHCCPATAPATQLTSVQVLLPLDHTATDLQCQPPASWNAEERRLLWKLSNLSPTNHSKGSGTLCASWQCLEVPRGPPPSLAVQFVGSGASLSGLDVELVGSRYRMSLVKKRFATGKYMAGCSL; translated from the exons ATGGAGATGGCGTATTTCAAGAACAATTTTTGG gGAGAGAAGAATGCAGGTTTCGACATTCTCTACCACAACATGAAGCATGGACAGATCGCCACCAAAGAGTTGGCGGAGTTCGTGCGTGAGAG GGCGGCCATCGAGGAGACTTACTCGAAATCCATGAGCAAACTGGCCAAGATGGCTAGCAATGGAAGCCCTCTCGG CACGTTCGCTCCCATGTGGGACGTGTTTCGCGTGTCCTCGGACAAACTGGCCCTCTGCCACCTGGAGCTCATGAAGAAGATGAACGACCTCATTCGTGACATCAACAAGTACGGCGAGGAGCAGGTCAAAATTCACCGCAAG ACAAAAGAGGAAGTGATCGGGACTCTGGAGTCAGTGCAGTCTCTTCAGGTGCAGAACGGCCAGCTGCAGAAGGCCAGAGAAGGCTATCACAGCAAGTGTGTAGAGCTGGAAAGACTGCGCAAAGAAGGAGTGCCTCAGAAAGAGCTGGAAAAG GCTGAGCTGAAATCCAAGAAGGCAGCTGAGTCTTTTGCAGGGTCTATTGAGAAGTTTAACCGTGCTGGAAGAGACTTTGAACAGAAAATGAGTGAATCAGCACAG AAATTTCAGGACATTGAGGAGGCTCATTTACGTCAGATGAAACTACTGATCAAAGCGTATTCGCACTCAATTGAAGACACACACGTACAGGTCGGGCAG GTCCATGAGGAATTCAAGCAGAACGTGGAGAACATTGGCATTGAGAACCTGATTCAGAAGTTTACAGAGCAGAAGGGAACAGGGAAGGAGAGACCTG GTCCAGTAGGGTTTGAGGAGTATCTGTCCCCACTAGTATCTGAGAACAATAAAAAGAGTCGAGCTAAGGCCTTCAGGATCCCTGGATTGGGAAAGAAAGACAAGGAACCAGATTCAAC GGATTCAGCTATGGCAGATGCACTT AACTCACCCCTCGAAGTGGACGACGAGGGCTTTGTGATACGTGCAGATGTCAACCAGAATG GTTGTGCTTCTGAGGAGAAGGAGGGAAATTTTTACTCCAGTGACTCAGATTTCGATGATGATGAGCCCAAGAAGTTTCACATCCAGATCCGACCAGTTGCCAGCAGTAACCGTAGCAACTCAGCAGCCAATGAACTGGAGCTCAAGGCCACGGTGGGGGCACTGACCCTGCCCCCTAACAGAGTG GTGTCAGTAAAGAAGCAGCTCTCAC GAAACTCCAGTTCCGCAGGTCGATCTGAAGGGGAAGGCGAAAGTGTTTCCCAGAGAG ATGGAGAACAGGAGGGTATGCGTAGATCCACGTCCAGCCCGGATCACAGCAG GCTGAGTTCCACAGCATCTGGTTCGGACGCTCTATTTGGACCTCCTCTGGAGTCGGCCTTTAAATCCCACAGCTTTGCTGGCAGAGAGCAGCTCCAGAACTCCTTTGCTGCTTCTGAAT ATGCAGCTTTCTCTTCTGATTCATCCTCTCCTGAGAATGTGGAGGATTCCGGACTGGATTCGCCCTCCCATCAGCCCCTCGGGGCTTCCCCAGAGCCCACCGGTTGGGCTGCCTGGCCATCCACTCAGTCTCAATCTAAAGACTCTGTAAACTTGAGCCGATCCTCTGACCCCTTCCTCACCGCGTTCCGCGACCCATCGCCCGGTCGATGTCCTCTTCCACAGGACGACGCCACAAACGCCTGGTCTTCCAATCTACGTTCTCCACGCGCCCCACCCGACGTCGAGCCCACCACCTTCAGCTTCCCGGCCTTCTCCCACAACCTGGCGTCTACAGAATTGGAGCCCTCTGTATGGAGCTGCAAACACATTCCTCCAGAAGACCCCTTCCTGGATGCTTTTGAACGCTCTGCTCCCAAAGACAAACTGCCTCCACCTGACGCCTGGGCCCCGCCTCCCCCTCGGCCCACCAGGGACGGCAGGGGCATGGAAGGCCGCACCGATCCCTTTTCCATCTCTCTGAATGACACTAAAACCCTCCCTCCTCCATCCTCATCCCGcaaagacagagacagaaagagagaacgTAGCGTCCCACCTCCAGAGTCCCCAGATGATCCTTTTGCTATTACTATGATCGGTAGTCCAACGCACCAGTCGTCGCTGGCGGCGCAGGCGGCTGCACAAGGCAGATCCAATAGTAATAGGCCGTCGCCCAGTCCTAACCCCGCCCCCAGTTCTCAGCCGAAGAAAGAACTGGTGCACTGGAACTCAGTGCATAACCCTTTTAGTGAGGGCACTACGAATAACACCATCACACAAGAGTCCACCAGAAAACAGAGATCTTTTAACGACGAGCCCCGCAGGAACGGGCCGCCACTCACACGGCATTCTGGGCCACAGGAGGACCTCTGCTTCTCTACAGACAAGGACCAGAACTTCTTGGATATTAACACACAACCAG tcTCCCAGCATGGTTTCAGGCAGGACAGCACTGAGCGTCTGGCGTTGGCTCCCCCTCGATCGGTTCGGTCCAAGCGCTCCTCAGGCAGACTCAGTGGCTGTGAGCGG TCTAGGTCCCTGTGTTCGTCTCCACTCCCTGATCCCAGTCCTCCCCTCACCTCCTCATCCTCCTCCAGCCCCAGCGAATGGGGAGTGCAGAACCGTGTTCCCAGCCCAGCCCGAG GTTTGTCTCGAGGGCCCAGTCCCATTTCTCTAAGTACTCAAGAGTCTTGGCCTGTGGCCGCAGCCATCACAGAGTACATCAATGCCTACTTCAAAGGAGGAGAACACAACCG CTGTCTGGTTAAGGTCACCGGCGATCTCACAATGTCCTTTCCAGCTGGCATCATCCGCATTTTCACTGCCAACCCTAACGCACCAGTATTAAGCTTCAGATTGGTGAACATCTCTCGAGTGGACCAGTTCTTACCCAACCAGAAGTTGCTCTACAG CGACCCGTCACAGAGTGACCCGGACACCAAGGATTTCTGGTTCAACATGCCGGCCTTGACGCTCCACCTGCAGAGAGAGGCAGAGCTCAACCCGCAGGCCTCCTATTACAATGTGGCGCTGCTAAAATACCAG ACGTCCTCTCAGGATCCGGGTCGTGCGCCCCTCCTGCTGTCCGCCGAGTGTCAGCGCAGTGGAACAGTGACCCGCGTGTCTCTGGATTACCACTGCTGTCCCGCAACTGCTCCCGCCACTCAGCTGACCTCCGTACAAGTGCTGCTGCCCCTTGATCACACTGCCACCGACCTGCAGTGCCAGCCGCCTGCGTCCTG GAACGCAGAGGAAAGACGACTCCTGTGGAAACTGTCCAACCTCTCCCCGACAAATCACAGCAAAG